One genomic region from Amycolatopsis sp. FBCC-B4732 encodes:
- a CDS encoding ScpA family protein produces the protein MDEPAPAPEEQVPEEHQTVHGGMIPEGVNTEELSTSKFKVRLANFEGPFDLLLQLISQHQLDVTEVALHRVTDDFIAYTRALGADWNLDETTEFLVIAATLLDLKAARLLPSAEVESEDDLALLEARDLLFARVLQYRAYKQVAALFGELEQGALRRYPRSVALEDRFVGLLPEVMLGVTPDKFAEIAVAVFRPKPPPTVSIAHIHMGRISVREHAAILRVMLAERGQATFGELVDDCDHTVEVVARFLALLELYREATVQFEQSEALAELHVRWTGGSKEEASAAAELDRAAGDEEEYG, from the coding sequence ATGGACGAGCCGGCACCGGCTCCGGAGGAACAGGTCCCCGAAGAGCACCAGACGGTGCACGGCGGGATGATCCCCGAAGGCGTCAACACCGAAGAACTGAGCACGTCGAAGTTCAAGGTGCGGCTGGCCAACTTCGAGGGGCCGTTCGACCTGCTGCTGCAGCTCATCTCGCAGCACCAGCTCGACGTCACCGAGGTGGCGCTGCACCGGGTCACCGACGACTTCATCGCCTACACGCGCGCGCTGGGCGCCGACTGGAACCTCGACGAGACGACGGAGTTCCTGGTCATCGCGGCCACCCTGCTCGACCTCAAGGCGGCGCGGCTGCTGCCCTCGGCCGAGGTCGAGAGCGAAGACGACCTGGCGCTGCTGGAAGCGCGTGACCTGCTCTTCGCGCGGGTGCTGCAGTACCGCGCGTACAAGCAGGTGGCGGCGCTGTTCGGTGAGCTGGAACAGGGTGCGCTGCGGCGGTACCCGCGGTCGGTGGCGCTGGAGGACCGGTTCGTCGGGCTGCTGCCCGAGGTCATGCTGGGCGTCACGCCGGACAAGTTCGCGGAAATCGCGGTGGCGGTGTTCCGGCCGAAGCCGCCGCCGACGGTGTCGATCGCGCACATCCACATGGGCCGCATCTCGGTGCGCGAGCACGCGGCGATCCTGCGGGTGATGCTGGCCGAGCGCGGCCAGGCGACGTTCGGCGAGCTGGTCGACGACTGCGACCACACGGTGGAGGTCGTCGCGCGCTTCCTGGCGCTGCTGGAGCTCTACCGCGAGGCGACGGTCCAGTTCGAGCAGAGCGAGGCACTGGCCGAACTGCACGTCCGCTGGACGGGCGGTTCGAAGGAAGAAGCCTCCGCGGCGGCCGAGCTGGACCGCGCCGCCGGAGACGAAGAGGAGTACGGGTGA
- a CDS encoding acyltransferase, whose protein sequence is MTTAQATLEAPARLARQRGKAPYLHQIDLFRLITFACVILIHVVGATNFAQDVGANAVETPLHFTREAFFALTGFVLVFQNRGREITPGDFWRKRLPLVATPYLAWTMFFWAFSLVTGTQQPDSLEASMRLLLKDLVTGGAWYHLYFLLVTMQVYLLFPVLIKLLRATAGKHKWLLLGSGAVQVGVTLFMTYQPFGVSYETITHLYATILPYQFYTLFGAVVAFHFETVHAWVGRHRLLLGGALLAVLAGTEWYYLRTVHSGTFPQVASDPFQPYLIPWFLTVIAAIYAFTTWWAARRREGSRGARVVSWAANRSFGIFLVHPLALALLGPVIPHVAERFGAPWLSAVIYLATIALTIVMVEVLRRLPGSRALTGRPRLKVAA, encoded by the coding sequence ATGACGACTGCCCAGGCCACTCTCGAAGCCCCCGCCCGCCTCGCGAGACAGCGCGGGAAAGCGCCGTACCTGCACCAGATCGACCTCTTCCGGTTGATCACGTTCGCGTGCGTGATCCTCATCCACGTGGTCGGCGCCACGAACTTCGCGCAGGACGTCGGCGCCAACGCCGTCGAGACGCCGCTGCACTTCACCCGTGAGGCGTTCTTCGCGCTGACCGGCTTCGTGCTGGTGTTCCAGAACCGCGGCCGCGAAATCACCCCCGGCGACTTCTGGCGCAAGCGCCTGCCGCTGGTCGCGACGCCCTACCTGGCGTGGACGATGTTCTTCTGGGCCTTCTCGCTGGTCACCGGGACGCAGCAGCCGGACTCGCTCGAGGCGTCGATGCGCTTGCTGCTCAAGGACCTCGTCACCGGCGGTGCCTGGTACCACCTGTACTTCCTGCTCGTGACGATGCAGGTGTACCTGCTGTTCCCGGTGCTGATCAAGCTGCTGCGGGCGACCGCGGGCAAGCACAAGTGGCTGCTGCTCGGCAGCGGCGCCGTGCAGGTCGGCGTCACGCTGTTCATGACGTACCAGCCGTTCGGCGTGAGCTACGAGACGATCACGCACCTGTACGCCACGATCCTGCCGTACCAGTTCTACACGCTGTTCGGGGCCGTGGTGGCCTTCCACTTCGAGACCGTGCACGCCTGGGTCGGCCGGCACCGGCTGCTGCTCGGCGGCGCGCTCCTCGCCGTGCTCGCCGGCACCGAGTGGTACTACCTCCGCACCGTCCACAGTGGAACGTTCCCGCAGGTGGCCAGCGACCCGTTCCAGCCGTACCTGATCCCGTGGTTCCTCACGGTGATCGCGGCGATCTACGCGTTCACCACGTGGTGGGCCGCACGCCGCCGTGAAGGCAGCCGGGGCGCCCGGGTGGTGTCGTGGGCGGCGAACCGGTCGTTCGGCATCTTCCTCGTCCACCCGCTCGCGCTGGCCCTGCTCGGGCCGGTGATCCCGCACGTGGCCGAGCGCTTCGGCGCGCCGTGGCTGAGCGCGGTCATCTACCTCGCGACGATCGCGCTGACGATCGTCATGGTGGAGGTGCTCCGGCGGCTGCCCGGTAGCCGCGCGCTCACCGGCCGTCCCCGGCTGAAGGTCGCCGCCTGA
- a CDS encoding DUF1707 domain-containing protein: protein MGSDELRIGTAEREEAARLLADHFGMGRITPVEYETRVTDAYAATTLGELRPLFRDLPHPHPGFFGPPPGPMPMPVYAPPSMPVAMPYGPPPAVYSHRSKTVAGVLQIVLPFGVGRFYTGQTGLGIAQLFATFCTGVGILWPIIDGIVLLVNGGTDAEGRRLRP, encoded by the coding sequence ATGGGGTCCGACGAACTCCGCATCGGCACCGCCGAGCGTGAGGAGGCGGCGAGGTTGCTCGCCGATCACTTCGGCATGGGCCGCATCACGCCGGTCGAGTACGAGACGCGGGTGACGGACGCCTACGCGGCGACGACGCTGGGCGAGCTGCGGCCGCTGTTCCGCGACCTGCCGCATCCGCACCCGGGCTTCTTCGGGCCGCCACCGGGACCGATGCCGATGCCGGTGTACGCGCCGCCCTCGATGCCCGTGGCGATGCCGTACGGGCCGCCGCCCGCGGTGTACTCGCACCGGTCGAAGACGGTGGCCGGAGTGCTGCAGATCGTGCTGCCCTTCGGCGTCGGCCGGTTCTACACCGGCCAGACCGGCCTCGGCATCGCCCAGCTCTTCGCCACCTTCTGCACCGGGGTCGGCATCCTGTGGCCGATCATCGACGGCATCGTGCTGCTGGTCAACGGCGGCACGGACGCCGAAGGCCGCCGGCTGCGCCCCTGA
- a CDS encoding ParA family protein, whose amino-acid sequence MSTPNQPAATAESAGSAAANLSQVTIATPAIHEGDEPQQPERNGKKVKLEGIGPTGRPIREHPDPAPLDRHGPAKIMAMCNQKGGVGKTTSTINLGAALAEYGRKVLLVDFDPQGALAVGLGIQPHELDHTVYNAIMERSVSATDVLMKTRVDGVDLLPSNIDLSAAEVQLVAEVGREHTLLRVLRPVMNDYDYVLVDCQPSLGLLTVNALTAADGVIIPLECEFFSLRGVALLIDTIEKVQERLNPKLDIVGILATMYDPRTLHSKEVMARVVEAFGETVFDTVINRTVRFPETTVAGEPITTWAPKSAGAAAYRQLAREVIAR is encoded by the coding sequence ATGTCGACACCGAACCAGCCGGCCGCAACGGCCGAGTCCGCCGGGTCGGCGGCGGCGAACCTCAGCCAGGTCACCATCGCCACGCCCGCGATCCACGAAGGCGACGAACCACAGCAGCCGGAACGCAACGGCAAGAAGGTCAAGCTCGAGGGTATCGGGCCGACCGGCCGCCCGATCCGCGAGCACCCCGATCCGGCGCCGCTGGACCGGCACGGCCCGGCCAAGATCATGGCGATGTGCAACCAGAAGGGCGGCGTCGGCAAGACGACGTCGACCATCAACCTGGGTGCCGCCCTCGCCGAGTACGGCCGCAAGGTGCTCCTCGTCGACTTCGACCCGCAGGGCGCGCTCGCGGTCGGCCTCGGCATCCAGCCGCACGAACTGGACCACACGGTCTACAACGCCATCATGGAGCGGTCGGTCAGTGCCACCGACGTGCTCATGAAAACCCGCGTGGACGGCGTTGACCTGCTGCCGAGCAACATCGACCTGTCCGCGGCGGAGGTCCAGCTCGTCGCTGAGGTAGGGCGCGAGCACACGTTGTTACGGGTCCTGCGTCCGGTCATGAACGACTACGACTATGTTCTTGTGGACTGCCAGCCCTCGCTCGGCCTGCTCACGGTGAACGCGCTGACCGCCGCGGACGGCGTGATCATCCCGCTGGAGTGCGAGTTCTTCAGTCTGCGAGGCGTCGCCCTCCTGATCGACACCATCGAGAAGGTCCAGGAACGCCTCAACCCCAAACTGGACATAGTCGGGATTCTCGCCACCATGTACGACCCGAGAACCCTGCATTCGAAGGAGGTCATGGCTCGCGTGGTGGAGGCATTCGGCGAGACCGTGTTCGACACGGTCATCAACCGCACGGTGCGGTTCCCCGAGACGACGGTCGCGGGTGAGCCGATCACGACCTGGGCGCCCAAGTCGGCCGGCGCGGCGGCGTACCGCCAGCTGGCCCGCGAGGTGATCGCTCGGTGA
- the xerD gene encoding site-specific tyrosine recombinase XerD codes for MIAAYLDHLVVERGTARNTLDSYARDLRRYAAHLDGAGIGKIADVTSAHVTSFGAALREGDEDHKPLAASSAARALVAVRGLHKFAHAEGLTEHNPAREVRPPTPAKRLPKALPVDDVLRLLETPPPDGERPLRDRALLELLYSTGARISEAVGLDLDDVDDAERTVLLDGKGGKQRLVPIGRPALAAVHAYTVRARPALAARGRGTAALFLNARGSRLSRQSAWQVLKDTAGRAGIAAVVSPHTLRHSFATHLLEGGADVRVVQELLGHASVTTTQVYTLVTVNTLREVYATAHPRALG; via the coding sequence GTGATCGCCGCGTACCTCGACCACCTGGTCGTCGAACGCGGGACCGCGCGCAACACCCTGGACAGCTACGCCCGCGACCTGCGCCGGTACGCCGCGCACCTCGACGGCGCGGGCATCGGGAAGATCGCCGACGTCACCTCGGCGCACGTGACGTCGTTCGGCGCGGCGCTGCGCGAAGGCGACGAGGACCACAAGCCGCTGGCCGCGTCGTCGGCCGCGCGGGCCCTGGTCGCCGTGCGGGGCCTGCACAAGTTCGCCCACGCCGAGGGGCTCACCGAGCACAACCCGGCCCGCGAGGTCCGCCCGCCGACGCCGGCGAAGCGGCTGCCCAAGGCACTGCCCGTCGACGACGTCCTCCGGCTGCTGGAGACTCCGCCGCCGGACGGCGAACGCCCGCTGCGCGACCGGGCGCTGCTGGAGCTGCTCTACTCGACCGGGGCCCGGATCTCCGAAGCGGTCGGCCTCGACCTCGACGACGTCGACGACGCCGAGCGCACGGTGCTGCTCGACGGCAAGGGCGGCAAGCAGCGGCTGGTCCCGATCGGGCGGCCCGCGCTCGCCGCGGTGCACGCCTACACCGTGCGCGCGCGGCCGGCGCTCGCCGCGCGCGGCCGGGGCACCGCGGCGCTGTTCCTCAACGCCCGCGGCAGCCGGCTCTCGCGGCAGAGCGCGTGGCAGGTCCTCAAGGACACCGCCGGCCGCGCCGGGATCGCGGCCGTCGTCTCGCCGCACACGCTCCGCCACTCCTTCGCCACGCATCTGCTCGAGGGCGGCGCCGACGTCCGCGTCGTCCAGGAACTGCTCGGCCACGCCTCGGTGACGACGACGCAGGTGTACACGCTGGTCACGGTCAACACCCTGCGCGAGGTGTACGCCACGGCGCACCCGCGGGCGTTGGGCTAG
- a CDS encoding NCS1 family nucleobase:cation symporter-1, translating to MTAAPLTETQQQTSPPPDPRLWNEDLAPAKERRWKVYDIFALWMSDVHNLGNYTFAAGLFVLGLSAWQVFTALLFGFVIIYIGMNLMGRIGQRTGVPFPVVARISFGTFGANLPALIRAIIAIFWYGIQTYLASVAITLLVLAIDPGLKPLTEHGFLGLHALGWICFVALWAVQALILTRGMESVRKFQDWCGPAIWVVMIALAVWILAAGNWHISLTSSPKQLSTGEQIRQWFGAAGLILATYGTLMLNFCDFSRNAPDQKTVKRGNFWGLPINSTAFALLSVIVTAGSMQVFGEAITDPAELLSKVHNTPVLIVGALTFAIATMGVNIVANFVSPAYDLANIWPKRISFTVGGLISAVAALCVLPWKLYSSPTVVNYFLGGLGAFLGPLFGIMIVDYYLIRRGKVDVAQLFVADGIYPRVNPRALVTFFPTAALAAVIALVPFFAPAAPYSWFIGTASSALLYFAVSRKHR from the coding sequence ATGACCGCCGCCCCGCTCACCGAAACCCAGCAACAGACGAGCCCACCCCCGGACCCCCGGCTCTGGAACGAAGACCTCGCCCCCGCGAAGGAACGCCGCTGGAAGGTCTACGACATCTTCGCGCTGTGGATGTCCGACGTGCACAACCTCGGCAACTACACCTTCGCCGCCGGCCTGTTCGTGCTCGGCCTTTCGGCCTGGCAGGTGTTCACCGCCCTGCTGTTCGGCTTCGTGATCATCTACATCGGCATGAACCTGATGGGCCGGATCGGCCAGCGCACCGGCGTGCCGTTCCCGGTCGTCGCGCGGATCAGCTTCGGCACGTTCGGCGCCAACCTGCCCGCCCTGATCCGCGCGATCATCGCGATCTTCTGGTACGGCATCCAGACCTACCTCGCCAGCGTCGCCATCACGCTGCTCGTGCTCGCCATCGACCCGGGCCTGAAACCGCTGACCGAGCACGGTTTCCTCGGCCTGCACGCGCTCGGCTGGATCTGCTTCGTCGCGCTGTGGGCGGTCCAGGCGCTGATCCTCACCCGCGGCATGGAGTCGGTGCGCAAGTTCCAGGACTGGTGCGGCCCGGCGATCTGGGTCGTGATGATCGCCCTAGCCGTCTGGATCCTCGCCGCGGGCAACTGGCACATTTCCCTGACCAGCAGCCCGAAGCAGCTCTCGACCGGCGAGCAGATCCGGCAGTGGTTCGGCGCCGCCGGCCTGATCTTGGCCACCTACGGCACGCTGATGCTGAACTTCTGCGACTTCTCCCGCAACGCCCCGGACCAGAAGACGGTGAAGCGCGGCAACTTCTGGGGCCTGCCGATCAACTCGACGGCGTTCGCGCTGCTGTCGGTGATCGTCACCGCCGGCAGCATGCAGGTGTTCGGCGAGGCCATCACCGACCCGGCCGAGCTGCTGTCGAAGGTGCACAACACGCCGGTGCTGATCGTCGGCGCGCTGACCTTCGCCATCGCCACGATGGGCGTCAACATCGTCGCCAACTTCGTCTCCCCCGCCTACGACCTGGCCAACATCTGGCCGAAGCGGATCTCGTTCACCGTCGGCGGGCTGATCAGCGCGGTGGCCGCGTTGTGCGTGCTGCCGTGGAAGCTGTACTCCTCGCCCACGGTGGTCAACTACTTCCTCGGCGGCCTCGGCGCGTTCCTCGGCCCGCTGTTCGGGATCATGATCGTCGACTACTACCTGATCCGGCGCGGCAAGGTCGACGTCGCCCAGCTCTTCGTCGCCGACGGGATCTACCCGCGGGTGAACCCGCGTGCGCTGGTGACGTTCTTCCCGACCGCCGCGCTGGCGGCGGTGATCGCGCTGGTGCCGTTCTTCGCCCCGGCCGCGCCGTACTCGTGGTTCATCGGCACGGCGTCGTCGGCGCTGCTGTACTTCGCGGTCTCGAGGAAGCACCGATGA
- a CDS encoding GntR family transcriptional regulator — translation MTTASERQPLAATRQRVRDELRERILTGRLRPGDRLVERELAEDLGVSRVPVREAIRALEAEGFLVEQSARRIVVRQLARVDVEELFDVREALEGLAAGLAASRAGAAELKRLGRVLADAARATARGDAARITVLNSRFHDEIVAIAGNALLTTMLQPLEGRLRWLTSQNEHWADLLDEHRRLYEAIASGDAERAKASAVEHVRVNRDVTLRSLFPQVTA, via the coding sequence GTGACGACGGCGAGCGAGCGGCAGCCCCTGGCGGCCACCCGCCAGCGGGTGCGCGACGAGCTGCGCGAACGGATCCTGACCGGCCGGCTCCGCCCGGGTGACCGGCTGGTCGAGCGCGAGCTGGCCGAAGACCTCGGCGTCTCCCGCGTGCCGGTTCGCGAGGCCATCCGCGCGCTCGAGGCCGAGGGGTTCCTCGTCGAGCAGTCGGCGCGCCGGATCGTCGTCCGGCAGCTGGCGCGCGTCGACGTCGAGGAGCTGTTCGACGTCCGGGAGGCGCTCGAAGGGCTGGCGGCCGGGCTGGCGGCGTCGCGCGCGGGTGCGGCGGAGCTGAAGCGCCTCGGCCGCGTCCTCGCCGACGCGGCCCGCGCGACGGCTCGCGGGGACGCCGCCCGGATCACCGTGCTCAACTCGCGCTTCCACGACGAGATCGTCGCCATCGCGGGCAACGCGCTGCTCACCACGATGCTCCAGCCGCTGGAGGGCAGGCTCCGCTGGCTCACGAGCCAGAACGAGCACTGGGCCGACCTGCTCGACGAGCACCGGCGGCTGTACGAGGCGATCGCGTCGGGCGACGCCGAGCGGGCGAAGGCGTCCGCGGTCGAGCACGTGCGCGTCAACCGGGACGTGACGCTGCGCTCGCTCTTTCCGCAGGTCACAGCTTGA
- a CDS encoding NUDIX hydrolase produces MTAPGEHEFSVAASRDIHIGRVVGLRIDEVVMPGGGTATREVIEHLGAVAIVALDDEQQVTLIHQYRHPIGHRLWELPAGLIDHLGEDPVGTAKRELVEEVGLAASDWVTLVDVAASPGFTDEVVRVFLARGLSDVERDVLGEEEADLVIRKFPLAEAVRMALAGELVNGATVSGVLAAHAVLTGAGAARPADAPWEDRPTAFAKRKEA; encoded by the coding sequence GTGACCGCGCCCGGCGAGCACGAGTTCAGCGTCGCGGCCAGCCGCGACATCCACATCGGCCGGGTCGTCGGCCTCCGGATCGACGAGGTCGTCATGCCCGGCGGCGGCACCGCGACCCGCGAGGTGATCGAGCACCTCGGCGCGGTGGCGATCGTCGCGCTGGACGACGAGCAGCAGGTCACGCTCATCCACCAGTACCGGCACCCGATCGGGCACCGGCTCTGGGAGCTGCCCGCCGGCCTGATCGACCACCTCGGCGAGGACCCGGTCGGCACGGCGAAGCGCGAGCTCGTCGAGGAGGTCGGGCTGGCGGCTTCGGACTGGGTGACCCTGGTCGACGTCGCGGCGTCGCCCGGCTTCACCGACGAGGTCGTGCGGGTGTTCCTGGCCCGCGGACTGTCCGATGTGGAGCGTGACGTGCTCGGCGAGGAGGAGGCGGACCTGGTGATCCGCAAGTTCCCCCTCGCCGAGGCCGTGCGGATGGCCCTGGCGGGCGAGCTGGTCAACGGCGCCACGGTGTCCGGGGTACTGGCCGCGCACGCGGTGCTCACCGGCGCGGGCGCGGCCCGGCCGGCGGACGCCCCGTGGGAAGACCGCCCGACGGCGTTCGCCAAGCGCAAGGAAGCCTGA
- the scpB gene encoding SMC-Scp complex subunit ScpB, producing the protein MNPENDEVAEAPAPPVPDEAAAELALDEALSGEPVDEDGSPLEPVAEVTTPEPALSRESADPERALSRESADSEAELSPESDAAEGEPGPDDPESDLVASGDISLLPDVDSDEALEAALESLLLVVDSPASEELLAETLEQPKARIVVALRTMAQKFTDRTSGIDLRRVGEGWRFYTRDVYAPFVEKLLLDGQRSKLTRAALESLAVIAYRQPVTRARVAAVRGVNVDGVIRTLLARGLIEEMGTDPDTTGTLYVTTELFLERLGLSSLNDLPAIAPLLPEVDTIDDIQ; encoded by the coding sequence GTGAACCCCGAGAACGACGAAGTGGCCGAAGCACCGGCGCCGCCGGTGCCGGACGAGGCCGCGGCGGAGCTGGCACTGGACGAGGCCCTGTCCGGCGAGCCCGTGGACGAGGACGGGTCGCCGCTGGAACCCGTCGCCGAGGTGACCACCCCCGAGCCCGCACTTTCACGTGAAAGTGCGGATCCCGAGCGCGCACTTTCACGTGAAAGTGCGGATTCCGAGGCGGAGCTTTCACCGGAAAGCGACGCGGCCGAGGGGGAGCCGGGGCCCGATGATCCCGAGTCCGACCTGGTCGCCAGCGGGGACATCAGCCTGCTGCCGGACGTCGACTCCGACGAGGCACTGGAAGCCGCGCTCGAGTCGCTGCTGCTCGTCGTCGACTCGCCGGCCAGTGAGGAACTGCTCGCCGAAACGCTCGAGCAGCCGAAGGCGCGGATCGTCGTCGCGCTGCGCACCATGGCGCAGAAGTTCACCGACCGGACGTCCGGGATCGACCTGCGGCGCGTCGGCGAAGGGTGGCGGTTCTACACTAGGGACGTCTACGCCCCGTTCGTGGAGAAGCTCCTGCTGGACGGCCAGCGGTCGAAGCTGACCCGGGCCGCGCTGGAGAGCCTCGCCGTGATCGCGTACCGGCAACCGGTGACCCGGGCCAGGGTCGCCGCGGTGCGCGGCGTGAACGTGGACGGCGTGATCCGGACGCTGCTCGCGCGCGGCCTCATCGAAGAGATGGGGACCGACCCCGACACGACCGGCACGCTGTACGTGACGACCGAGCTGTTCCTGGAGCGACTGGGGCTGTCGTCACTGAACGACCTGCCCGCCATCGCTCCGTTGCTACCCGAAGTGGACACCATCGATGACATCCAGTGA
- a CDS encoding cobyrinic acid a,c-diamide synthase — protein sequence MSRRASLPGASELFRITSSPALDLPPQAPPAPAEPAEKAKPAGNGRTEQLARSAAPHGSGRTKHDAKITVYVSGDELVAMEQARLTLRAKHELVVDRGRLVREAVAVLLADFDANGEESVLVQRLRVVGSDGGETEG from the coding sequence GTGAGCAGGCGCGCTTCCCTGCCCGGAGCGTCGGAACTCTTCAGGATCACCTCCAGTCCCGCCCTCGATCTCCCGCCCCAGGCGCCGCCCGCGCCCGCCGAGCCCGCCGAGAAGGCCAAGCCCGCGGGCAACGGCCGGACCGAACAGCTGGCCCGCAGCGCGGCTCCGCACGGGTCGGGACGGACGAAGCACGACGCGAAGATCACGGTGTACGTCTCCGGCGACGAGCTCGTGGCCATGGAGCAGGCCCGGTTGACGCTGCGCGCCAAGCACGAGCTGGTCGTCGACCGCGGCCGGCTGGTCCGCGAGGCGGTGGCGGTGCTGCTGGCCGACTTCGACGCCAACGGCGAAGAGTCGGTGCTGGTGCAACGGCTGCGGGTGGTCGGCTCAGACGGCGGCGAAACCGAGGGCTGA
- a CDS encoding CTP synthase, giving the protein MGLQSRATKYVFVTGGVASSLGKGLTASSLGQLLTARGLRVTMQKLDPYLNVDPGTMNPFQHGEVFVTDDGAETDLDIGHYERFLDRDLDGKANVTTGQVYSEVIAKERRGEYLGDTVQVIPHITDEIKARITAAAEPDESGQAPDVVITEVGGTVGDIESLPFLEACRQVRHDVGRDHCFFLHVSLVPYLAPSGELKTKPTQHSVAALRNIGIQPDALVCRADREIPEDLKRKIGLMCDVDTEAVIACPDARSIYDIPKVLHGEALDAYVVRRLGLPFRDVDWTVWGDLLDRVHNPNEVVRVAVVGKYIDLPDAYLSVTEALRAGGFAHRAKVEIVWVASDDAQTASGAASVLSDVDGVLIPGGFGIRGIEGKVGAIEYARTRGVPLLGLCLGLQCMVIEAARNLAGIEDAGSSEFDENTEHPVISTMADQRDVVAGERDMGGTMRLGAYPAKLKPGSQAAKAYGSTEVSERHRHRYEVNNAYRKQLSDAGLVFSGTSPDDHLVEFVELPAEKHPFFVGTQAHPELKSRPTRPHPLFSAFVKAVVDRKVAERLPVELPEAPVAAR; this is encoded by the coding sequence GTGGGACTTCAGTCACGGGCTACCAAGTACGTTTTTGTCACCGGAGGCGTCGCCTCCTCTCTGGGTAAGGGACTCACGGCTTCGAGCCTGGGACAACTCCTTACCGCGCGCGGGCTTCGCGTCACGATGCAGAAGCTCGATCCGTACCTCAACGTCGACCCCGGGACGATGAACCCGTTCCAGCACGGTGAGGTCTTCGTCACCGACGACGGTGCGGAGACCGACCTCGACATCGGGCACTACGAGCGCTTCCTCGACCGCGACCTCGACGGCAAGGCCAACGTCACTACCGGTCAGGTCTACTCCGAGGTGATCGCCAAGGAGCGCCGCGGCGAATACCTCGGCGACACGGTGCAGGTCATCCCGCACATCACCGACGAGATCAAGGCCCGCATCACCGCGGCCGCCGAGCCGGACGAGTCCGGCCAGGCTCCCGACGTCGTCATCACCGAGGTGGGCGGCACGGTCGGCGACATCGAGTCGCTGCCGTTCCTGGAGGCGTGCCGCCAGGTCCGCCACGACGTCGGCCGCGACCACTGCTTCTTCCTGCACGTCTCGCTGGTGCCGTACCTGGCGCCCTCGGGCGAGCTGAAGACGAAGCCGACCCAGCACTCGGTCGCCGCGCTGCGCAACATCGGCATCCAGCCCGATGCGCTGGTCTGCCGGGCCGACCGGGAGATCCCCGAGGACCTCAAGCGCAAGATCGGCCTGATGTGCGACGTCGACACCGAGGCCGTCATCGCCTGCCCCGACGCGCGGTCGATCTACGACATCCCGAAGGTGCTGCACGGCGAGGCGCTCGACGCCTACGTCGTCCGCCGCCTCGGGCTGCCGTTCCGCGACGTCGACTGGACGGTGTGGGGCGACCTGCTCGACCGGGTGCACAACCCGAACGAGGTCGTGCGGGTCGCGGTCGTCGGCAAGTACATCGACCTGCCGGACGCCTACCTGTCGGTCACCGAGGCCCTGCGCGCGGGCGGGTTCGCCCACCGCGCCAAGGTCGAGATCGTCTGGGTCGCCTCCGACGACGCGCAGACCGCGTCCGGCGCGGCATCGGTGCTGTCCGATGTGGACGGTGTGCTGATCCCGGGCGGGTTCGGCATCCGCGGCATCGAGGGCAAGGTCGGCGCGATCGAGTACGCCCGCACCCGCGGCGTGCCGCTGCTCGGCCTGTGCCTCGGCCTGCAGTGCATGGTCATCGAGGCCGCGCGGAACCTGGCCGGCATCGAGGACGCGGGCTCGTCGGAGTTCGACGAGAACACCGAGCACCCGGTGATCTCGACCATGGCCGACCAGCGCGACGTCGTCGCGGGGGAGCGGGACATGGGCGGCACCATGCGCCTGGGCGCCTACCCGGCGAAGCTCAAGCCGGGTTCGCAGGCCGCGAAGGCCTACGGCAGCACCGAGGTGTCCGAGCGGCACCGGCACCGCTACGAGGTGAACAACGCCTACCGCAAGCAGCTCTCGGACGCGGGCCTGGTCTTCTCCGGCACCTCGCCGGACGACCACCTCGTCGAGTTCGTCGAGCTGCCCGCCGAGAAGCACCCGTTCTTCGTCGGCACGCAGGCGCACCCCGAGCTCAAGAGCCGCCCGACCCGGCCGCACCCGCTGTTCAGCGCGTTCGTCAAGGCCGTGGTGGACCGCAAGGTCGCCGAGCGGCTCCCGGTCGAGCTGCCCGAGGCCCCGGTGGCGGCCCGGTGA